The Hymenobacter oligotrophus genome has a window encoding:
- a CDS encoding DUF5615 family PIN-like protein: protein MSGAVPKVLVDAQLPRRLAQLLASEAGLDALHTLDLPEANHTSDGAISELSVRERRWVITKDADFVNTFLLHQRPHKLLLVSTGNIRTNELLDLFRQHLGVLAQALAHHSYLELTRFALTVHR from the coding sequence GTGAGCGGGGCGGTGCCCAAGGTGCTGGTAGATGCGCAACTGCCGCGGCGGCTGGCGCAGCTTTTGGCCAGCGAAGCCGGGCTCGATGCTTTGCACACGCTCGATCTACCCGAAGCCAACCATACATCCGATGGAGCTATTAGTGAATTATCGGTGCGCGAGCGACGCTGGGTAATTACCAAAGACGCCGACTTCGTCAATACCTTTCTGCTGCACCAACGACCCCACAAGCTGCTGTTGGTGTCGACGGGCAACATTCGCACCAATGAACTGCTTGACCTGTTTCGCCAGCACTTAGGAGTTTTGGCTCAGGCTCTCGCGCATCATAGTTATTTGGAACTAACGCGCTTTGCCTTGACAGTGCATCGATAA
- a CDS encoding DUF6268 family outer membrane beta-barrel protein, whose protein sequence is MQLRSCLLAGLLLAAAPALAQTTPTPPPAAPADSLDFGEFGDADAQASRAYATQKVLYLSPTKLISVGYETQTGFDLTARGPQAASGTAPEVTTPVNRFGGLRLGFNAPVISRSSFILNLGLTYWNTGVGLDNAEQRPLFTALRRGLRSTGVNATVFKPFDNKHFLLLQANADLNGNYRGFDDLSGEALTYSGTAIYGWKPNDNFMWGLGLTRTYRAGQLLHIPVVFYNRTFSPRWGVEAVFPARVNLRRSFGTSSLLMFGYELEGNTYYLGPVGGQELFLRRGEMKPRITYERQLAGFVWLSAQVGYRYNWRFDVYDSQNPGGSNREVYTNTLGNPLYFNLSVNLVSP, encoded by the coding sequence ATGCAACTACGCTCCTGCCTCCTGGCCGGGTTACTGCTGGCGGCCGCCCCGGCGCTGGCCCAAACCACGCCCACCCCGCCGCCCGCCGCCCCCGCCGATTCGCTCGACTTCGGCGAGTTCGGCGATGCCGACGCCCAGGCCTCGCGCGCCTATGCCACGCAAAAGGTGCTGTACCTGAGCCCCACCAAGCTTATCTCGGTGGGCTACGAAACCCAAACCGGCTTCGACCTCACGGCCCGCGGGCCGCAGGCGGCCTCGGGCACCGCGCCCGAGGTTACCACGCCCGTCAACCGCTTCGGGGGGCTGCGCCTGGGTTTCAACGCGCCCGTTATTTCGCGCTCCAGCTTCATCCTGAACCTGGGCCTCACGTACTGGAACACCGGCGTCGGCCTCGACAACGCCGAGCAGCGCCCCTTGTTTACGGCCCTGCGCCGCGGCTTGCGCTCTACGGGCGTCAACGCCACCGTGTTCAAGCCCTTCGACAACAAGCACTTTCTGCTGCTGCAAGCCAACGCCGACCTCAACGGCAACTACCGCGGCTTCGACGACCTCAGCGGCGAGGCGCTTACCTACAGCGGCACGGCCATTTACGGCTGGAAACCCAACGACAACTTTATGTGGGGCTTGGGTCTTACGCGCACCTACCGCGCCGGCCAGCTGCTGCACATCCCGGTGGTGTTTTACAACCGCACGTTTAGCCCGCGTTGGGGCGTAGAGGCCGTGTTTCCGGCCCGCGTCAACCTGCGCCGCAGTTTCGGTACCAGCTCGCTGCTCATGTTTGGCTACGAGCTCGAGGGCAACACCTACTACCTAGGGCCCGTGGGCGGGCAGGAGCTGTTTTTGCGCCGCGGCGAAATGAAGCCCCGTATCACCTACGAGCGGCAGCTGGCGGGCTTCGTGTGGCTCTCGGCGCAGGTGGGCTACCGCTACAACTGGCGCTTCGATGTGTACGACTCGCAAAACCCCGGTGGCTCCAACCGCGAGGTGTACACCAACACGCTCGGCAACCCGCTTTATTTCAACCTCAGCGTAAACCTCGTGAGCCCCTAG
- a CDS encoding DUF433 domain-containing protein, with protein MTTSADASLLARITVDPNICHGQPTVRGLRYPVQNVLELLASGMTDAEILEDYPDLEADDLRACQAYAAELLRTKTIYRLAS; from the coding sequence ATGACTACTTCCGCTGACGCCTCTCTACTGGCACGCATCACCGTCGACCCGAACATTTGCCACGGGCAACCGACCGTGCGCGGGCTGCGCTACCCGGTGCAGAACGTGCTAGAACTTCTCGCTTCTGGCATGACTGACGCTGAAATTCTGGAAGATTACCCCGACTTGGAGGCCGATGATTTACGCGCCTGCCAAGCCTACGCGGCAGAGTTGCTGCGCACCAAAACCATTTACCGGCTGGCTTCGTGA
- the aspA gene encoding aspartate ammonia-lyase: protein MPTSRIEHDFLGERTLPNDVYYGIQTLRALENFDITGIPLRAEPLFVQSLGYVKKAAALANRDLGVLDPAIARCIADACDQVIAGQHDDQFLTDMIQGGAGTSVNMNANEVIANVALELMGKKKGQYEFCHPNNHVNCSQSTNDAYPTAFRIALNNKLAGYRDELSMLADAFAAKGEEFRNVLKMGRTQLQDAVPMSMGDEFKAFATNLREELLRIDDSRHLISEINMGATAIGTRVNAPNGYAELVTQYLRDLTGLDLVLAGDLIEATYDTGAYVQLSGVLKRTAVKLSKICNDLRLLSSGPRAGLFEINLPPLQPGSSIMPGKVNPVVPEVVNQTAFYVIGADLTVTMAAEAGQLQLNVMEPVISFSLFTSISYMSRACRTLREKCVVGITANAKHAEDMVRNSVGIVTQLNPVLGYETSAEIAKEALRTGKSVYQIAVTERQLLSQAKWDEIFTFENLIRPHFIQ from the coding sequence ATGCCAACATCCCGGATCGAACACGATTTTCTTGGGGAACGCACCCTTCCCAACGACGTTTACTACGGTATTCAAACCCTGCGCGCCCTCGAGAACTTCGACATCACGGGTATTCCGCTGCGCGCCGAGCCGCTGTTTGTGCAGTCGTTGGGCTACGTGAAGAAAGCCGCTGCCTTGGCCAACCGCGACCTAGGCGTGCTCGACCCCGCTATTGCCCGCTGCATTGCCGACGCCTGCGACCAGGTAATTGCCGGCCAGCACGACGATCAGTTTCTGACGGACATGATCCAGGGCGGGGCCGGCACCTCCGTGAACATGAACGCCAACGAGGTAATTGCCAACGTGGCGCTGGAGCTGATGGGCAAAAAGAAGGGCCAGTACGAGTTTTGCCACCCCAACAACCACGTAAACTGCTCGCAGTCGACAAACGACGCGTACCCCACGGCGTTCCGCATTGCCCTCAACAACAAGCTGGCGGGCTACCGCGACGAGCTTTCCATGCTGGCCGATGCCTTTGCCGCCAAGGGCGAGGAGTTTCGGAACGTGCTGAAAATGGGCCGCACCCAACTGCAAGACGCCGTGCCCATGAGCATGGGCGACGAGTTTAAGGCCTTTGCCACCAACCTGCGCGAGGAGCTGCTGCGCATCGACGACTCGCGTCACCTCATCAGCGAAATCAACATGGGCGCTACGGCCATCGGCACGCGCGTAAACGCCCCCAACGGCTACGCGGAGCTGGTAACCCAATACCTGCGCGACCTCACCGGCCTCGACTTGGTGCTGGCCGGCGACTTGATTGAGGCCACTTACGACACCGGTGCCTACGTGCAGCTCTCGGGCGTGCTGAAGCGCACAGCCGTAAAGCTTTCTAAGATTTGCAACGATTTGCGCCTGCTCTCCTCGGGCCCGCGGGCTGGCTTGTTCGAGATTAACCTGCCGCCGCTGCAGCCGGGCTCCAGCATCATGCCCGGCAAAGTGAACCCCGTAGTGCCCGAAGTGGTAAACCAAACGGCCTTCTACGTAATCGGCGCCGACCTAACGGTAACCATGGCGGCCGAAGCCGGCCAGTTGCAGCTGAACGTGATGGAGCCGGTAATATCGTTTTCGCTGTTCACGAGCATCTCGTACATGAGCCGCGCCTGCCGCACCCTGCGCGAAAAGTGCGTGGTGGGCATCACGGCCAACGCCAAACACGCCGAAGATATGGTGCGCAACAGCGTGGGCATCGTAACTCAGCTCAACCCCGTATTGGGCTACGAAACCTCGGCCGAAATAGCCAAAGAAGCCCTGCGCACCGGCAAATCGGTGTACCAAATTGCCGTAACCGAGCGCCAGCTGCTTTCGCAGGCCAAGTGGGATGAAATTTTCACGTTCGAAAACCTTATCCGCCCGCACTTTATTCAGTAG
- a CDS encoding DUF2147 domain-containing protein, which produces MNWLKKTLLTTLLLLTVVGLACANNPDAVLGVWKNGEGTGMVQIYKKGDKYYGRVVWLKVPNNPDGTPRTDINNPDEKLRKRPLKGLENMREFVYVGENEWESGQIYDPKTGNDYSCEMKLVDANTLEVRGYIGVSLFGRTDVWKRQVKKA; this is translated from the coding sequence ATGAACTGGTTGAAGAAAACTCTACTGACGACCTTGTTGCTGCTGACTGTGGTCGGCTTGGCGTGCGCCAACAACCCCGATGCCGTGTTGGGCGTCTGGAAAAACGGCGAAGGCACCGGCATGGTGCAGATCTACAAGAAAGGCGACAAATACTACGGCCGCGTGGTGTGGCTGAAAGTGCCCAACAACCCCGACGGCACGCCCCGCACCGACATCAACAACCCCGACGAAAAGCTGCGCAAACGCCCGCTCAAAGGCCTCGAAAACATGCGCGAGTTCGTGTACGTGGGCGAGAACGAGTGGGAATCGGGCCAGATTTACGACCCCAAAACCGGCAACGACTACTCCTGCGAGATGAAGCTCGTGGACGCCAACACGCTGGAGGTGCGCGGCTACATCGGCGTGTCGCTTTTTGGCCGCACCGATGTGTGGAAGCGCCAGGTTAAGAAGGCTTAA
- a CDS encoding GNAT family N-acetyltransferase has product MNIRALTPAEVPPRLAALGELLIDAVANGASVGYLHPLTAAAAAQYWAGVRAAVNAGETVLLTAEAPYGRVCGTVQLVLATKPNAPHRAEVSKLLVHSAYRRQGLARALLQALEGYARQHQRSTLVLDTRRGDAAELLYQQMGYTLAGEIPAYVRNEAGTLQSTMVYYKLLG; this is encoded by the coding sequence ATGAACATTCGGGCCCTTACCCCCGCCGAAGTACCTCCTAGGTTGGCGGCTCTTGGCGAATTGCTGATTGATGCCGTAGCCAACGGCGCCTCGGTAGGCTACTTGCACCCGCTAACCGCCGCTGCAGCGGCGCAGTACTGGGCCGGCGTACGGGCCGCGGTAAACGCCGGCGAAACCGTGCTGCTAACCGCCGAAGCCCCCTACGGCCGCGTGTGCGGCACCGTGCAACTGGTGCTGGCTACCAAACCCAACGCCCCGCACCGCGCCGAGGTAAGCAAGCTGCTGGTGCACTCAGCCTACCGCCGCCAAGGCCTGGCCCGGGCCCTGCTGCAAGCCCTCGAGGGCTACGCCCGCCAGCACCAACGCAGCACCCTCGTGCTCGATACCCGCCGCGGCGACGCCGCCGAGCTGCTGTACCAGCAAATGGGCTACACGTTGGCCGGCGAAATACCCGCCTACGTGCGCAACGAGGCCGGCACGCTGCAAAGCACCATGGTGTACTACAAGCTGCTTGGCTAA
- a CDS encoding ribonucleoside-diphosphate reductase subunit alpha — protein sequence MLVIKRDGRRESVKFDKVTARIEKLCYGLNMIYVSPIEVAKKVIDGIYDGVTTVELDNLAAETAASLTTKHPDYAILAARIAVSNLHKVTSKSFSSTMKRLYTYEDPKTGENASLIARDVWEVVHKHAAQLDSAIIYDRDYNYDYFGFKTLERSYLLRLDGKVVERPQHMLMRVAVGIHRDDIEQAIETYNLMSERWFTHATPTLFNAGTPKPQLSSCFLLTMKDDSIEGIYDTLKNCALISQSAGGIGLAVHNVRATGSYIKGTNGTSNGLTPMLKVFNDTARYVDQGGGKRKGAFAVYLEPWHADIFDFLELKKNHGKEEMRARDLFYALWINDLFMKRVEGNDLWTLMCPHECPGLDTSWGDDFERLYQKYEREGRGRKTIKAQDLWFAILESQTETGTPYMLFKDAANRKSNQQNLGTIKSSNLCTEIIEYTDADEIAVCNLASLALPRYVREENGRTFFDHQRLFEVTYHATKNLNKVIDINYYPVPEAERSNKRHRPIGLGVQGLADTFIALRMPFESDEAIGLNKDIFETIYFAAVTASKDLAKRDGHYETYPGSPISKGQFQFDMWGVAPESGRWDWEALRAEVQEYGVRNSLLVAPMPTASTAQILGNNESFEPYTSNIYVRRVLSGEFMVVNKHLLKDLVKLGLWNEQMKNDIIAANGSVQNIPSIPQHIKDLYKTVWEISQRTIIDMAADRGAYICQSQSLNLHVQNPNFGKLTSMHFHAWKRGLKTGMYYLRTKAAVDAIKFTVQKQAAETLEPVYAEQNRNDMACSLDNPDACEACSA from the coding sequence ATGCTGGTAATTAAACGCGACGGTCGGCGCGAGTCCGTCAAGTTCGATAAGGTTACGGCTCGCATCGAGAAGCTCTGCTACGGGCTGAACATGATTTACGTCTCGCCCATTGAGGTGGCCAAAAAGGTCATCGACGGGATTTACGACGGCGTAACGACGGTAGAGCTGGACAACCTGGCGGCCGAAACCGCCGCTTCGCTTACCACCAAGCACCCCGATTACGCCATTCTGGCGGCGCGCATCGCGGTGAGCAACCTGCATAAGGTTACCTCCAAGTCGTTCAGCAGCACCATGAAGCGGCTGTACACCTACGAGGACCCCAAAACCGGCGAAAACGCTTCGCTGATTGCCCGCGACGTGTGGGAGGTGGTGCACAAGCACGCCGCCCAGCTCGACTCGGCCATCATCTACGACCGCGACTACAACTACGACTACTTCGGCTTCAAAACGCTGGAGCGCTCCTACCTGCTGCGCCTCGACGGCAAGGTGGTGGAGCGCCCGCAGCACATGCTGATGCGCGTGGCCGTGGGCATTCACCGCGACGACATCGAGCAGGCCATCGAGACGTACAACCTGATGTCGGAACGGTGGTTTACGCACGCTACGCCTACCCTCTTCAACGCGGGCACGCCCAAGCCGCAACTCAGCTCGTGCTTCTTGCTCACGATGAAGGACGACTCCATTGAGGGTATCTACGACACGCTGAAAAACTGCGCGCTCATTTCGCAGAGCGCCGGCGGCATTGGCCTGGCCGTGCACAACGTGCGCGCCACGGGCAGCTACATCAAGGGCACCAACGGCACCTCCAACGGCCTCACGCCCATGCTGAAGGTGTTCAACGACACGGCCCGCTACGTTGACCAGGGCGGCGGCAAGCGCAAGGGCGCTTTTGCGGTGTACCTCGAGCCCTGGCACGCCGATATCTTCGACTTCCTGGAGCTGAAGAAGAACCACGGCAAGGAAGAGATGCGCGCCCGCGACCTGTTCTACGCCCTCTGGATCAACGACTTGTTCATGAAGCGTGTGGAGGGCAACGACCTCTGGACGCTGATGTGCCCCCACGAGTGCCCGGGCCTCGATACGAGCTGGGGCGACGACTTTGAGCGGCTGTACCAGAAGTACGAGCGCGAAGGCCGCGGCCGCAAAACCATCAAGGCGCAAGACCTGTGGTTTGCCATTCTGGAAAGCCAGACCGAGACTGGCACGCCCTACATGCTGTTCAAGGACGCTGCCAACCGCAAGAGCAACCAGCAGAACCTAGGCACGATTAAGTCGAGCAACCTGTGCACCGAGATTATCGAGTACACCGACGCCGACGAAATTGCCGTGTGTAACCTGGCCTCGCTGGCCCTGCCCCGCTACGTACGCGAGGAAAACGGCCGCACGTTCTTCGACCACCAGCGCCTGTTTGAGGTGACGTACCACGCCACCAAGAACCTGAACAAGGTAATCGACATTAACTACTACCCCGTGCCCGAGGCCGAGCGCAGCAACAAGCGCCACCGCCCCATTGGCCTGGGTGTGCAGGGCCTGGCCGATACCTTTATCGCGCTGCGCATGCCTTTCGAAAGCGACGAGGCAATCGGCTTAAACAAGGATATCTTCGAGACCATCTACTTCGCGGCCGTTACGGCCTCGAAGGACCTGGCCAAGCGCGACGGCCACTACGAAACCTACCCCGGCTCGCCCATCAGCAAAGGCCAGTTCCAGTTCGATATGTGGGGCGTTGCGCCCGAGTCGGGCCGCTGGGATTGGGAAGCGCTGCGTGCGGAGGTACAGGAGTACGGCGTGCGCAACTCGCTGCTGGTAGCCCCCATGCCTACGGCCTCTACGGCCCAAATCCTGGGCAACAACGAGTCGTTCGAGCCTTACACCTCCAACATTTACGTGCGCCGCGTGCTGAGCGGCGAGTTTATGGTGGTGAACAAGCACCTGCTCAAAGACCTGGTGAAGCTGGGCCTCTGGAACGAGCAGATGAAGAACGACATCATCGCCGCCAACGGCTCGGTGCAGAACATCCCGAGCATTCCGCAGCACATCAAGGACCTGTACAAAACGGTTTGGGAAATCTCGCAGCGCACCATTATCGATATGGCTGCCGACCGCGGGGCGTACATCTGCCAAAGCCAGAGCCTGAACCTGCACGTACAGAACCCGAACTTCGGCAAGCTCACCTCCATGCACTTCCACGCCTGGAAGCGCGGCCTGAAGACCGGCATGTACTACCTGCGCACCAAAGCCGCCGTCGACGCCATCAAGTTCACGGTGCAGAAGCAAGCCGCCGAAACGCTGGAGCCCGTGTACGCCGAGCAGAACCGTAACGACATGGCCTGCTCACTGGATAATCCCGATGCCTGCGAAGCTTGCAGCGCATAA
- a CDS encoding CotH kinase family protein, translating into MPKIFTNKLLPLAFFLTLITQLGATAGDTLVIARNYYHVDRKNHLILINQKPEVINRAYADVKSHLSLDGVYEFTQSVPQVESNTSYEVKHENNLYQLYFTQLPVVHISSKNKIVDSPSVYARFALDEADGKTTDSFLKIEIRGNFSQTFPKKSYELGFVNDTLAGASRDVGLLGLRTDNKYNLQAMYNEPLRIRSKTSNELWQQVHQIYYKNLEPEAKNGIDMEYVEVFLNEEYQGIYALSERVDRKQLKLKKYSNAITGELYKGESWDGAVTFTLLPPYDNASETWGGFEYKHPEEKVDWKNLYDFVNFVKNSPKQEFNSTYRQKFHLGNAVDYFIFLNLSRAGDNTGKNIYIAKYKQGEPYYYVPWDLDGVFGTDWMGIDQPTTNDVLSNGFYDRLLQDCSSTGFRDALRTRWAELRTTVLTEPNIMAKFRANHDYLLANNAFEREKRAWPGFEQTPEQFTYINTWLKARLAFLDTEFSRSCLTLAAKPTRQSQALQLYPNPAANVLNIDTDAAASYELSIRDLSGREVLRSALHGKQHKLSVAHLQKGVYVVTLQNAAEVRTQKLVLN; encoded by the coding sequence ATGCCCAAAATATTTACCAACAAACTGCTACCACTCGCCTTTTTCCTTACGCTTATTACCCAGCTCGGCGCTACGGCCGGCGACACGCTTGTAATTGCTCGTAATTACTACCACGTCGATCGTAAAAATCACCTGATTCTGATCAATCAAAAGCCAGAGGTAATTAACCGGGCCTACGCGGATGTAAAAAGCCACCTCTCGCTCGACGGGGTATATGAGTTTACGCAAAGCGTGCCGCAAGTAGAAAGCAATACCTCCTACGAGGTAAAGCACGAAAACAACCTGTACCAACTGTATTTCACGCAGTTGCCGGTGGTGCACATCAGCTCCAAAAACAAGATCGTGGACAGCCCCAGCGTGTACGCGCGGTTTGCGCTCGACGAGGCCGACGGCAAAACCACCGATTCGTTTCTGAAGATTGAAATCCGGGGCAACTTCTCCCAAACGTTTCCCAAGAAATCGTACGAACTGGGTTTCGTGAACGATACCCTGGCCGGAGCCTCGCGCGATGTGGGCCTGCTGGGCCTGCGCACCGACAACAAGTACAACCTGCAGGCCATGTACAACGAGCCGTTGCGCATTCGTAGCAAAACCAGCAACGAGCTGTGGCAGCAAGTGCACCAGATTTACTACAAAAACTTGGAGCCCGAGGCCAAAAACGGCATCGACATGGAGTACGTGGAGGTGTTCCTGAACGAGGAATACCAGGGTATTTACGCACTGAGCGAGCGGGTCGACCGCAAGCAGCTAAAGCTTAAGAAGTACAGCAATGCCATTACGGGCGAGCTGTACAAAGGCGAATCGTGGGACGGCGCCGTGACGTTTACGCTGCTGCCGCCTTATGACAATGCCAGCGAAACCTGGGGCGGCTTCGAGTACAAGCACCCGGAGGAGAAAGTCGATTGGAAGAACCTCTACGACTTCGTCAATTTCGTGAAGAACAGCCCCAAGCAGGAGTTCAACAGCACCTACCGGCAAAAATTTCACCTAGGCAACGCGGTCGATTATTTCATTTTCCTGAACCTCTCCCGCGCCGGCGACAACACGGGCAAGAACATTTACATCGCCAAGTACAAGCAGGGCGAGCCGTACTACTACGTGCCCTGGGATTTGGACGGCGTGTTCGGCACCGACTGGATGGGCATCGATCAGCCGACCACCAACGATGTGCTTTCCAACGGTTTTTACGACCGGCTGCTGCAGGACTGCTCCTCCACGGGCTTCCGCGATGCGCTGCGTACCCGCTGGGCCGAGCTGCGCACCACTGTGCTTACCGAGCCGAACATCATGGCCAAGTTCCGGGCCAACCACGACTACCTGCTGGCCAACAACGCCTTCGAGCGTGAGAAGCGCGCCTGGCCGGGCTTTGAGCAAACGCCGGAGCAATTCACCTACATCAACACCTGGCTAAAGGCGCGTTTGGCGTTTCTCGATACTGAGTTCAGCCGCAGTTGCCTCACGCTGGCCGCCAAGCCCACGCGCCAAAGCCAAGCGCTGCAGTTGTACCCCAACCCCGCCGCCAATGTGCTGAACATTGACACCGACGCTGCCGCCTCGTACGAGCTGAGCATCCGCGACTTGAGTGGCCGCGAGGTGCTGCGCTCCGCCCTGCACGGCAAGCAGCACAAGCTCTCCGTTGCGCACCTGCAGAAAGGCGTGTACGTGGTTACCCTACAAAACGCAGCCGAGGTACGCACCCAAAAGCTGGTGCTTAACTAA
- a CDS encoding TPM domain-containing protein, translating to MYRFLIVCLLVVAGWGQPLLAAPAGELPPRPNPFKFVTDAAQLLSPADANTLERGLRRYADNTGTQIVVVTVPTLGGRPVADYARDLGEAWGVGQRAQNNGVVVLLAGQERQVSIQAGAGLRQQITPALTQRIIGQQMTPEFKQGRYFAGLRTGLNELMLAANPESAPRREPAAAASSTAPAGGSNSSLGAGSPSSSSVQAPPPSYGDEPFSPNSQPAAAPAGPGLGIGSMVLGALVLGGGVWLLMRLFRRKQTPAAPSGPVPDFYPNRPAGPSGGYGTGGGYGATGGHNQAGSYGRAPMQQPAPDFYPNRGGGGLSSGMGGALLTGAAAAAGAYLGNRMASASDNHPNFTGKDLGAGGTPPLPTAPAAGAAGGFAALGDSGTNDLGAEPAPDFFSEEALQDNSADYFSNDDAAAYDDPSSEDTGGGGFDDTNDNSGSW from the coding sequence ATGTACCGCTTTCTGATTGTTTGCTTGCTGGTGGTGGCCGGATGGGGCCAACCCCTGCTAGCCGCGCCGGCCGGTGAACTGCCGCCGCGACCCAACCCGTTTAAGTTTGTAACCGACGCGGCGCAGCTGCTAAGCCCCGCCGATGCCAACACCTTGGAGCGCGGCCTGCGCCGCTACGCCGACAACACCGGCACCCAAATAGTGGTGGTAACCGTGCCCACGCTGGGCGGCCGCCCCGTAGCCGACTACGCCCGCGACCTAGGCGAGGCCTGGGGCGTGGGCCAACGCGCCCAAAACAACGGCGTGGTGGTGCTGCTAGCCGGGCAAGAGCGGCAGGTAAGCATCCAAGCCGGGGCGGGGCTGCGCCAGCAGATTACGCCCGCGCTAACGCAGCGCATAATTGGCCAGCAAATGACTCCCGAGTTCAAGCAAGGCCGCTACTTTGCCGGGCTGCGCACGGGGCTGAACGAGCTAATGCTGGCGGCCAACCCCGAGTCGGCACCGCGGCGCGAGCCCGCCGCCGCGGCAAGCAGCACCGCTCCCGCGGGCGGCAGCAATTCAAGCCTGGGCGCCGGCAGCCCCAGTAGCAGCAGCGTGCAAGCTCCCCCGCCGAGCTACGGCGACGAACCTTTTTCGCCCAACTCGCAACCCGCTGCCGCGCCGGCTGGCCCCGGCCTAGGTATCGGCAGCATGGTGCTGGGGGCGCTGGTGCTCGGAGGCGGCGTGTGGTTACTCATGCGGCTGTTTCGGCGCAAGCAAACCCCGGCGGCACCCAGCGGCCCGGTACCCGACTTTTACCCCAACCGGCCCGCCGGCCCAAGCGGCGGCTACGGCACCGGCGGCGGCTACGGTGCCACGGGCGGCCACAACCAAGCGGGCAGCTACGGCCGCGCACCCATGCAGCAACCCGCTCCCGACTTTTACCCCAACCGCGGCGGAGGCGGCCTAAGCAGCGGCATGGGCGGCGCGCTGCTTACCGGCGCGGCCGCCGCAGCCGGCGCCTACTTGGGCAACCGCATGGCCTCGGCTTCCGACAACCATCCCAACTTTACGGGCAAAGACCTAGGTGCCGGCGGCACCCCGCCGCTGCCCACCGCGCCGGCTGCTGGCGCTGCGGGCGGCTTTGCGGCTCTAGGCGACAGCGGCACCAACGACCTAGGCGCCGAGCCCGCCCCCGACTTCTTCAGCGAAGAAGCCTTGCAGGACAACTCGGCCGACTACTTTTCCAACGACGATGCCGCGGCCTACGACGATCCTTCGTCGGAGGATACCGGCGGGGGCGGCTTCGACGATACCAACGATAACAGCGGCTCGTGGTAA
- a CDS encoding DUF5694 domain-containing protein, whose translation MNRLLLPGLLALASLFGCATAQKSTTASATNAGPRTAIWVLGCDHLAQLYKPDKPHTDVLMPQRQAELTAFNHQLERFRPDAIMVEQLPEQQGRIDSLYRLYRQGQLELATLPDGRSEVFQVAFVLGKRLGHERIYCVNAPGGTSQSILHEGTNIELYQQATARLREKTKAVGQQMQSGSLTMGQYLTYLNSPALVQELHTLVYRTPARVTHGTLKPDAMVDAGFINPRYVGAEFISVIYNRDLKIYSNVATTQLATGSKRILAIFGARHTVSLQGIFGTDPAFELVPASAYLKQK comes from the coding sequence ATGAACCGATTGTTACTGCCGGGTTTGCTGGCCCTTGCCAGCCTGTTTGGGTGCGCCACTGCGCAAAAATCAACCACTGCTTCGGCAACCAACGCGGGCCCGCGCACGGCCATTTGGGTGCTTGGCTGCGACCACCTGGCCCAGCTGTACAAACCCGACAAGCCCCACACCGATGTGCTCATGCCGCAGCGGCAGGCCGAGCTAACCGCCTTCAACCACCAACTCGAGCGTTTTCGGCCCGATGCGATTATGGTGGAGCAGCTGCCCGAGCAGCAAGGCCGCATCGATAGCTTGTACCGGTTGTACCGCCAGGGCCAACTCGAGCTGGCGACCTTGCCCGATGGCCGCTCCGAGGTGTTTCAGGTGGCATTTGTGCTGGGCAAGCGCCTGGGTCACGAGCGCATTTACTGCGTAAACGCGCCCGGCGGTACTTCGCAAAGCATTTTGCACGAGGGCACCAACATCGAGCTGTACCAGCAAGCCACTGCCCGGCTGCGCGAGAAAACCAAGGCCGTGGGCCAGCAAATGCAAAGCGGCTCGCTTACAATGGGCCAGTACCTGACATACCTGAACAGCCCCGCCCTGGTGCAAGAGCTACACACGCTGGTGTACCGCACGCCCGCGCGGGTAACCCACGGCACCCTAAAGCCCGATGCCATGGTGGATGCCGGCTTTATCAACCCGCGCTACGTGGGTGCCGAGTTCATTTCGGTAATCTACAACCGCGACCTGAAGATTTACTCCAACGTGGCCACCACCCAGCTGGCCACGGGCAGCAAGCGCATTCTGGCCATTTTCGGCGCGCGTCATACGGTTTCGTTGCAAGGCATTTTTGGCACCGATCCGGCTTTTGAGCTGGTACCAGCATCGGCGTACCTCAAGCAGAAATAA